One window from the genome of Hippopotamus amphibius kiboko isolate mHipAmp2 chromosome 13, mHipAmp2.hap2, whole genome shotgun sequence encodes:
- the EPM2AIP1 gene encoding EPM2A-interacting protein 1, with the protein MWMTPKRSKMEIDESRGFRAEWTQRYLVVEPPEGEGALCLVCRRLVVATGEPDVRHHYEAEHDYYERYVAEGERAALVERLRRGDSPEAAPLTPEERAARAGLGLARLLALKGCGWGEGDFVHRCMEVMLRDVLPDHVSVLDGIDLSPEITRQRVLDINQNLRSQLFNRAKDFKAYSLALDDQAFVAYENYLLVFVRGVGHDLEVQEELLTIINLTHHFSVGALMAAILEALQTAGLSLQRMVGLTTTHTLRMIGENSGLVSYMREKAVSPNCWNVIHYSGFLHLELLSSYDVDVNQIINAVSEWIVLIKTRGVRRPEFQALLTESESEHGERVNGRCLNSWLRKGKTLKLIFFLRKEIETFLVSIGATTVHFTDKEWLCDFGFLVDIMDHLRELSELLRASKVFAAAAFDHICAFEVKLNLLQRHIEEKNLTHFAALSQVVDELKEHLQEDEKILDPGRYRVVICRLQKEFERHFKDLKFIKKDLELFANPFSFKPEYAPISVRVELTKLQANTNLWNEYRTKDLGQFYAGLSAESYPIIKGVACKVASLFDSSKICEKAFSYLTRNQHTLSQPLTDEHLHALFRIATTEIEPRWDDLVRGRNESNP; encoded by the coding sequence ATGTGGATGACGCCCAAGAGGAGCAAAATGGAAATCGACGAGTCTCGGGGGTTCCGGGCCGAGTGGACCCAGCGGTACCTAGTGGTGGAGCCTCCGGAGGGCGAGGGCGCCCTGTGCCTGGTGTGTCGCCGCCTGGTCGTAGCCACGGGCGAGCCCGACGTCAGGCACCACTACGAGGCCGAGCACGACTACTACGAGCGGTATGTGGCGGAGGGCGAGCGCGCGGCCCTGGTGGAGCGTCTGCGTCGGGGCGACTCGCCCGAGGCCGCCCCGCTCACTCCGGAGGAGAGGGCCGCTCGCGCAGGCCTCGGGCTCGCCCGCCTCCTGGCCTTGAAGGGTTGCggctggggtgagggggactTTGTGCACCGGTGCATGGAGGTGATGCTGCGAGATGTGTTGCCGGATCACGTGAGCGTTCTGGATGGCATTGATTTATCCCCGGAGATCACGCGGCAGAGGGTCCTGGACATTAACCAGAATCTACGCAGTCAGCTTTTTAACCGAGCCAAGGACTTTAAAGCCTATTCCCTTGCCTTGGATGACCAGGCTTTCGTGGCCTATGAGAACTACCTCCTGGTCTTTGTCCGCGGCGTGGGCCACGATCTGGAGGTGCAAGAAGAGCTTCTGACCATAATCAACCTGACGCATCACTTCAGCGTTGGCGCCCTCATGGCGGCAATCCTTGAGGCCCTGCAGACGGCGGGGCTCAGCCTGCAGCGGATGGTTGGCCTGACCACAACCCACACCCTGAGGATGATTGGCGAGAACTCAGGACTGGTGTCGTACATGCGGGAAAAGGCCGTCAGCCCCAACTGTTGGAATGTGATCCATTACTCGGGGTTTCTTCACTTGGAACTGCTGAGCTCCTACGACGTAGATGTTAATCAGATCATAAATGCCGTATCTGAATGGATAGTTTTGATTAAGACCCGAGGCGTCAGGCGGCCAGAATTTCAGGCTTTACTAACTGAATCTGAATCAGAGCACGGTGAAAGGGTCAACGGACGCTGTCTGAACAGTTGGCTTAGAAAAGGGAAGACTTTAAAActcatatttttcttaagaaaagagATAGAAACGTTCTTGGTTTCGATCGGGGCAACCACGGTCCACTTCACAGACAAGGAATGGCTTTGTGACTTTGGCTTCTTGGTGGATATCATGGACCACCTTCGAGAACTCAGCGAGCTCTTGAGAGCGAGTAAAGTCTTTGCTGCTGCTGCCTTTGACCATATTTGTGCCTTTGAAGTGAAGCTGAATTTACTTCAGAGACACATCGAGGAGAAAAATCTAACACACTTTGCCGCCTTGAGCCAAGTTGTTGATGAGCTTAAAGAGCATCTTCAAGAAGACGAAAAAATACTCGACCCTGGTAGGTATCGAGTGGTGATCTGTCGCCTACAAAAAGAGTTTGAGAGACATTTCAAGGACCTCAAGTTCATTAAAAAGGACTTAGAGCTTTTTGCAAATCCATTTAGCTTTAAACCTGAATATGCACCTATTTCAGTAAGGGTGGAGCTAACAAAACTTCAGGCAAATACCAACCTTTGGAACGAATACCGAACCAAAGACTTAGGGCAGTTCTATGCTGGATTGTCTGCGGAATCTTACCCTATTATCAAAGGGGTTGCCTGTAAGGTGGCATCTTTGTTTGACAGTAGCAAAATCTGTGAAAAGGCTTTTTCGTATTTGACTCGAAACCAACACACTCTGAGCCAGCCGTTGACAGATGAACACCTCCACGCCCTGTTTCGGATTGCCACCACTGAAATAGAGCCGCGTTGGGATGATCTTGTAAGAGGAAGAAACGAGTCGAATCCGTAA